Proteins from one Ignavibacteriota bacterium genomic window:
- the metG gene encoding methionine--tRNA ligase, with the protein MEKQFKRILITAALPYANGKIHLGHLAGAYLPADIYARFQRSKKRDVLFICGSDEHGVPITITAENEKTTPQAVVDRYHALNKEAFDKFGMTFDNYSRTSLPLHHETAKEFFVKMHEAGILKEKKEKQLFDEKAQMFLPDRYVEGTCPKCGSTDARGDQCEKCGTFLSPLDLINPKSKITGETPTVRETTHWYFPLGAYQQKLEQFVRDSNERDGWKDNVLQYCQSWFKEGLQDRAVTRDLNWGVQVPIKGFENKVLYVWFDAVLGYISGTKEWSNNIGKPDKWKEYWLDDATKYIAFIGKDNVVFHCIVFPAMLMAWNENSKDKYIFPENVPANEFLNFQGQKFSKSRGWGIDVDEFLAEFPADSLRYTLTMNLPESRDADFYWKDFQARHNNELADILGNFVNRTLTFVQTKFGGKVPSIPNAKSLWTNEGESSDEALMNQLTSCKDKAAAFFEKYKFRDGVLEVMNLARYCNKYFNDNTPWKTIKENPERCALTINLCLQMVRNLAILVEPVIPYSANKIWKILNLEGSPSQAGWDAFSLNGLVDNHLLGHPEILFAKIEDEVIEKQIAKLPSPTQEVKPQTTNLKPTITIDDFKKIDLRIAKVLEAERVPKSEKLLKLQILVGDEKRQLVAGIAQHYKPEELVGKKIVVVVNLQPAKIMGQESRGMLLAASDTDGHLTILSVEKDIGEGSVVK; encoded by the coding sequence GTGGAAAAACAGTTCAAACGAATTCTTATCACAGCGGCATTGCCGTACGCAAACGGAAAAATTCATCTTGGTCATCTTGCGGGAGCGTATTTGCCTGCCGATATTTATGCGCGCTTCCAACGCTCGAAGAAACGCGATGTGTTGTTCATTTGCGGTTCGGATGAACACGGTGTTCCGATAACTATCACCGCCGAAAATGAAAAGACAACTCCGCAAGCAGTGGTTGACCGTTACCACGCGTTAAACAAGGAAGCGTTTGATAAATTCGGGATGACGTTTGATAATTATTCCCGCACGTCGTTGCCGTTGCATCATGAAACGGCGAAAGAGTTTTTTGTAAAGATGCACGAGGCGGGAATCCTCAAAGAGAAAAAAGAGAAGCAACTGTTTGATGAAAAAGCACAAATGTTTCTTCCTGACCGTTACGTCGAAGGAACGTGCCCGAAATGCGGAAGCACGGATGCGCGCGGCGACCAATGTGAAAAATGCGGAACGTTTCTCAGCCCGCTTGATTTAATCAACCCGAAAAGTAAAATTACCGGTGAAACACCGACCGTGCGAGAAACGACGCATTGGTATTTTCCGCTTGGAGCGTATCAGCAGAAACTCGAACAATTTGTTCGCGACTCAAACGAACGGGATGGGTGGAAAGATAACGTGCTACAATATTGTCAGAGTTGGTTCAAAGAGGGATTGCAGGATAGAGCGGTAACACGCGATTTGAATTGGGGTGTTCAGGTTCCAATCAAAGGATTTGAAAATAAAGTTCTCTACGTTTGGTTTGATGCAGTGCTTGGCTACATTTCGGGAACGAAGGAATGGTCGAATAATATTGGTAAGCCGGACAAATGGAAAGAGTATTGGCTTGACGATGCAACAAAGTACATTGCATTCATTGGCAAAGATAACGTGGTATTTCATTGTATTGTTTTTCCGGCGATGCTGATGGCGTGGAACGAGAACAGCAAAGACAAATATATATTTCCTGAGAATGTTCCGGCTAATGAGTTCTTAAATTTTCAGGGACAGAAGTTTTCTAAAAGCCGCGGTTGGGGAATTGATGTTGATGAGTTTCTCGCAGAGTTTCCCGCCGACTCGCTCCGCTACACGCTGACGATGAACTTACCGGAATCCCGTGATGCTGATTTTTATTGGAAAGATTTTCAAGCGCGGCACAACAACGAACTTGCGGATATTCTCGGTAACTTTGTCAATCGCACGCTGACGTTTGTTCAAACAAAATTCGGAGGGAAGGTTCCTTCCATTCCCAATGCAAAATCACTTTGGACGAACGAAGGTGAATCGTCTGATGAAGCGTTGATGAACCAACTAACTTCATGCAAGGATAAAGCGGCAGCGTTCTTTGAAAAGTATAAATTCCGTGATGGCGTGTTAGAAGTAATGAATCTTGCCCGATACTGCAACAAGTATTTCAATGATAACACGCCGTGGAAAACAATCAAAGAAAATCCAGAGCGTTGCGCATTGACAATCAATCTTTGTTTGCAGATGGTTCGCAACTTGGCAATTCTTGTCGAGCCGGTGATTCCATATTCAGCAAATAAGATTTGGAAAATTCTCAATCTCGAAGGTTCTCCATCGCAAGCGGGATGGGATGCATTTTCATTAAATGGATTAGTAGACAACCATCTTTTAGGTCATCCGGAAATTCTTTTTGCAAAGATTGAAGATGAAGTGATTGAAAAGCAAATTGCCAAACTTCCATCTCCAACTCAGGAAGTCAAACCTCAAACCACGAACCTCAAACCGACAATCACAATTGATGACTTCAAAAAGATTGACCTCCGTATTGCAAAGGTTCTCGAAGCCGAAAGAGTCCCGAAGTCGGAAAAACTTTTGAAACTCCAAATTTTGGTTGGTGATGAAAAGCGGCAACTCGTGGCAGGTATTGCACAACACTACAAACCGGAAGAATTGGTTGGAAAGAAGATTGTTGTTGTTGTAAATCTTCAACCTGCAAAAATTATGGGACAGGAATCCCGTGGTATGTTACTCGCCGCTTCCGATACCGACGGACATCTCACGATACTTTCTGTGGAGAAAGATATTGGTGAGGGGAGTGTGGTGAAGTAA
- a CDS encoding transposase — translation MSHWKIIEEKETEFYFLTATIVDWTAIFLSHKYFEILIQSLKHCQEKKELRVAGYVIMPNHIHLIAAGSLTHRLSDTMRDFKRFTAGKIIETLQEDHRTSTLMIFQQAALLEERGNEHKVWIDGNHPILVEDGFMFQEKLKYLHDNPVRKGYVDQPEHWVYSSARNYVHNDNTVFHVECLH, via the coding sequence ATGTCTCATTGGAAAATAATTGAAGAAAAAGAAACTGAATTCTACTTTCTCACTGCAACAATAGTTGACTGGACGGCAATCTTTCTCTCTCACAAATATTTTGAAATATTGATTCAAAGTCTGAAACACTGCCAGGAGAAGAAGGAACTGCGTGTTGCCGGTTATGTCATAATGCCGAATCATATTCATCTGATTGCTGCCGGCTCCCTCACTCATCGGCTCTCCGATACGATGAGAGATTTCAAACGCTTCACAGCGGGAAAGATTATTGAAACGCTTCAGGAAGATCATCGCACCTCAACGCTCATGATATTTCAGCAAGCGGCTCTTTTAGAAGAACGTGGCAATGAGCATAAAGTTTGGATTGACGGCAACCACCCTATTCTTGTTGAAGACGGATTTATGTTTCAGGAAAAGTTGAAATACCTCCATGACAATCCGGTGAGAAAAGGATATGTTGATCAACCTGAACATTGGGTTTATTCCAGCGCACGAAATTATGTTCATAACGATAATACTGTTTTTCATGTTGAATGTTTACATTAA
- a CDS encoding BrnT family toxin, whose amino-acid sequence MDILWDEEKNRKLKETRGIAFEEISQIILDGNYLAILENPSRPEQMIFVLPYKGYTHVVPFIVDNDENIVLKTVFPSRKFHKMYAK is encoded by the coding sequence ATGGATATACTTTGGGACGAGGAGAAAAATCGAAAACTTAAAGAAACTCGCGGAATTGCTTTTGAAGAAATATCTCAGATAATACTCGATGGTAATTATCTCGCTATTCTCGAAAACCCTTCCCGACCAGAGCAAATGATTTTTGTGTTACCTTACAAAGGATACACACATGTTGTTCCATTCATTGTTGATAATGATGAGAATATCGTTTTAAAAACTGTATTTCCAAGTAGGAAATTCCATAAAATGTATGCAAAGTAA